CAGGTAACCAGTGTTGACAACCACGTTCACTTCATTCAGGTCAGCAGCAGCCAGGGCAAGGGTGACTACGCGGGCACGCTGGGCGCCTATTTCCATGTCAGCATACCCCAGCAGATGGATCTGCAGCATGCTATTGGCGTATTTACCTGGAATGGTGAATTCACCGTTCTTATTTGTCCGGGTGCCAAAATTGGTATTCTTCACCTTAATAGCTACAGCCTCCAGCGGTAGACCGGCTTCGTTGGTGATATGGCCATTAACGTCCGATTGTAAGCCAGGATCCAGGTCTGCAACAGATGGTTTTTTTTCTGTAATGATGATCAAACCATCCCTGATCTCAAAGCTCAGCGGCTGTTCTGACAAGAGCTTCTGCAAGGCCATGGAAAGCGGCTCCTTTACCAGTTTAAGTGTGACTGGCTTTGTCTTTTGCAGAATGCGGTCATTGTAGGAGAAATCATACTTTGTCTGCTTGCTGATCTCTTCTGCCACCTGTACAAATGGGGCATTTTTCACATTCAAAGTGACTGTCTGCGCCTTTACAAATAGGTGCAGTGCCATAATTGGGATAAGGAGAGCTAAAAATTTGTACGGAAGAGAAAATGTGGTACCATCATCGTTCTTTTCAGAATGCTCACAGTACAGCACATACCTTCCTTTGTTCCCAGGAGAAAGGAAATAGTCCATAAATGAAACAGTTGGTTTTTGGTTGATTATAGGCATAAGATTCCCCATGACTAACGTGTACATAGCACGCAGCTGCAATTGGAAACCCAATAAACGATTTTGGTGATCTTACTAATGCACTAGTCTAATATTTCTATCCTTTACTTCAAATTTTATATCCCCTATTTTTTCCAGTGCATGAAGCACAGTTGACAATTTTTTATCTCTTCTAATAGACGCATGAATTTTAATATCTTCCGGGATACCTGTGTAGTCTACATCCAGGTCATACCAACGTTCTATCTGGTGTAATACTTCTACCAATGGTGTGGCCCTGAAACGGAAATCTCCATCTTTCCAGGCTGTGTATAATGATACATCTACCATTGAGACTGTAAAATCTTCATTATCCAGTACAGCCTGTTCCCCGGGATGCAATTGTAATGGCTTTTCCCCTCCCCTGCCCTCTACTCTCACGCTGCCGGTTACCAGTGTGGTTAGTGTTTGGCCCTCGTCCTGATAACAGTTAATATTAAATTCAGTACCCAGCACCTTAATATCCTGTTTTGGTGTATGCACGATGAATGGTTGGGAAGCCTGTTGTGCTACTTCAAAATATGCTTCACCATGCAGGGTTACTTCGCGGTCTTTTCCATTAAATGTGGTTGGATATGACAGGGAAGAGGCGGCATTTAGCCAGACTCTTGTGCCATCACTTAATGTTACGCGGTATTGTCCTCCTCTTGGTGTACTTAAGGTTACCAGCCTGACTCCATCTTTTACCGGCAGGATATCCCCATCTTTGTAGCGAATACTTTCTTTGTCTATGACAATCTCTTCCTTCGCACCATTCAACTGAAATACTGTTCCATTTGATGTAGTGAGAGTAGCCCGGTTGGTGCCCGGAGGGATATCCACGTCGGCAAATCTCGTTGCGGCAGTACGATTACCTGTATATTCCCGGTATAAGTAAAAACCGGATGACAATACCAACAGCAATCCTGCGGCGGCGGCAGCCCCTTTCCACCAGGAGAGCCGTTTATATTTGTGCTTAGTTGCCGTTATGCCAAGCCTTTGCTGAATCTCTTGCCAGGCGGCATCTTTAACTATTGCAGCTTTGGCATCCAGCGGTGATGATCCGATGAAATCTTTTGAAAAATGATCGATGAATAAGGCGTCCTGTTCTTCCAGGTTATCCGGTCGCTGGAAAAAATCATTCAGATAGCGCAATTCCTCTTCAGTAATTGTGCCTAGCAGATATTTTTTAAATAATTCCTCTATATGAATGTTTTCCATCTTAATAATAGCCCTGTTAGCGCCGGTTACGAATAAATACACACCAGAAACAAAAAATAGCACCCCTGCAGGGATTATTTTTTAAAAAAAATTAGAACTAATACTGCAAGCATATAGATGTTGTTGTTCTTTAATATATTTCTTAGTTGTTTATTAGCTTCTTGTATGTGATGGTTGATGGCTGAGGCGCTAATATTTAACTGTTTGCTTATTTGCTGGTAGCTGAGGCCATCTATTTTGGCCATTATATATACCTCCCGTTGCCTTGGAGTAAGTTTGTTTAAAGCTGCCTGCAGTAATTCTTTAGCTTCAGACTGATCGAGCGATGCTTCTATGGGATTATGACCTTCATCGGGATTGATCTGCTTACGCATCAACTGGTCATAGACATTCCTTCTATATATATTCTTTGAAAGATTGGCTGCAATTTTATATAACAAAGCACCAAAAACAAGTTCAGGATTGATCGTCTGTCTGACCTCCCATACCTTAATAAACAGGTCCTGCAGCACATCCTCTGCCAATTCCTCTGACCGTAGTAATTGGAGTAGCTTTGCAGCCAGGCGCGGTGCATAGATGTCATATAGCGCCTTAAATGCAAGCTCATCTCCATCCCGCAATCTGCGCAATAGCTCCTTCTCATCGGTGATGGGTATGATGTTCACTTTATTTAAGTAATATTTTGGTTGAAATATATAAAAAGTTGAAAAGAAAAGCTAGGTTTTAATAAGAATTGTATGAAAAGGGCAATAATTTTAAAAACAAATAAAAAACTAATTTATTACTATCTCTAATTAAAAGCGTGAATTTTAGGTAAATCCTCCATAAACAGGTTTGAAAGTTGTTCCCTCAGCCCCGCAAGATTTTAGAAGAGGGTGTCATAAATAAAAATAACGGCTGAGAATTGCTTAAACGGGTACCCGACTCCATCAGGGATACGAATAAAAACATTCATGAAAGAGGGTATTCACCAACGGTAATGAAAACCTCTTTCAGAAAAAAGAGGCTGTATCTTAAGTCCGATACAGCCTCTTTCTTGTTTTAATTACTTTTTAGCAATGTAAATAAGTTCGTGTTGATATGCTATTGTTTTAACAATTGCCTTCTCTGCATTGCGCCGAAGGTGTTGATCTCAATAATGGAATTTCCATCTATTTGAATCCAAACAAAACATAATCCAAAGAAAATCTTCCGCCGCCACAAAGCAGGATCGTGAAATAGAACATTAGAAATAGTACAGGTAACTCTTTTTTATCGAACGGTTGACCACGTAATGTGTAAAAGGAGGCAATAGCCATTGTAACAAATAGCGGAATAACGGCTATCAGTGTTCCCAATCCTAACATTAAGCAGATTGAGAAAAATATTTCCGTAAATGCCGCTAATTTAAAAGAGTTTGCTTCACTCAATCCAAATGTTTTAAAAAAACGTATCGGCTCGCGAGCGAATATTATCCTGGCTTTCGGAATGCCGTGCCTTAGCATAAGCATTCCGATTGCCAGCCTTATAAACAACAGTGCTAAGTCAATATTGGGAGCATGCTGGTTTACCTTCAGCATTTCTTTCAACAATTCTGTCATTATATTTATTGTTTATCAGCTTGCACAAATTCACCATTAGCACTTATCCTCACCTCATTGCTGATTACAGCCTCTGGAAACTTCTCGCCAATACCGAAATCTGAACGTTTGATAGTTCCGGTAATTTGAAAGGCGGAAGTTAATTTTTGCGTCATTGGATTGGTGGTTTGTCCCCTGTACAATAAATCAACAGTTACCACTTTCGTTACTCCATGAAGGGTAAGATTCCCGGTAAGCTTAAATTTATTTTTCCCCACTGACTTCAGACCTGTGCTGGTAAAAGTTAGCTCCGGGCACTTTTCTGCATCAAAAAAATCAGCACTTTTTAAATGGTTATTTCTTGCTTCCACACGGGTGTTAATAGAACCTATTTTGGCTGCCATGTTAAACGTAGCATCGCTAAAATCGGGTTTTGATGCTTTCACGGTCGTGGTAAAATCGTCAAAGGTGCCTGCAATATCATTAAAACCAAGGTGAGTTACTGTAAAAGCCAATTGAGAGTGCGGCTTATCATTGGTCCAGGTTGTTTCTGATACAATCACAAAAGCCGAAGAAATGAACAATACGACAGCCAGGAATATTAATCCAACTCGTTTCATATTCGTTAATTTAAAAGATGTTTAATGTAATGTTGCTTATTGAGCTAAACCAATCTGTTTCATGAAAGATTGATTATCCCAAAACAGGTATTCTTCTGTCATTTTACCATCCTTCCAATGACCGATGGTTGCCATAGACAGTTTGAATTTTTTGTTGGTAGGTGCAATTGTTTTTCCGTTACCTATTGGCATTGGTGCAGAGAAGGTGCCTTCCATTTCGCCTATCACAGCAGTCCAGTCTCCGGTGCCAAACTTTACCGGGTGACTTGTGATCTTTGTATCAGGAGCAAAAACAAACATTGGCTTCAGCGCATCAACGTGTTGAGGAGCCAGTCCCACGGTTGTGCTTCCGTCGGGATAACTAACTTTAATATTAGCATCGTGGCTAATGACGAGATCCTGCCATTTTTGATTACTGTAAATATCAAAATCCAAAGAATCAAATCTCACCAGGCGTTGTTCCGTAAGGGCTTTTTCATCGTTGAACTGTTTTAATACCGTTTCCAGTGAATCTACCTTAGCCTGAAGAGCCCCCAGCTCTTTTCCGCCAGTTGCATTCGAACAACTATACAATGACAGGGTTACGATGAGTATTCCTAAGGCGCTCATTTTTAATGTCCACTTTTCCATTTGAGTAAGTTTGTAGATCAATTATTGAGATACAAAGCTACTATCACGATCAGGTGAGCAGGTAATACTAATCGGAAAAGCTGTTATATTTTTAGGAAATCATCATTTTAACTTCCTTACGAAAATCAGTAGGCGTTTGGCCTGTTTTCTTTTTGAAAAGATTGGTAAAATAGGTTTTCTCTTTAAACCCAAGTTCGTACCCGATTTCGGAAATCGTTTTATCGGTAGATGCAAGCAGGTTTTTTGCCTCCAGGAGTTTGCGTGTTTCAATAATCTCCGAAATACTCTGCTGAAAGATTTGATGACAAATAAGGTTCAGATTCCTGGATGACATAAAAAGTTTTTCGGCATAGAATTCTACACCCACATCTTTGCGGAAGTTTTCTTCAAGAATGGCCAGGAAATTTTTAAATTTATGGTTCGGAGCATGCTCCACCAGGGTCTCGTTATTATGCTGCTTTCTTCGCTCTGATTCTATCATGGTAAAAATCGTACTGAGCAATTGCCGGACGATGCCATAATCCGGACCTGCCTGCTCCATTTCACCCTGCAGCATTTCGCATAAGGTAACTAATCTTTGAAAGCACATACCAGGCTTCAGTGTAAAGGTTGCGTTATTGTGGTATAAGGAATAAAGCTGAAAAGTTGTTTCCGGTATAAATTCACTTTTAAACCGGATCACCCACATCTCACATTGGTTGGCTTTCTTAGCAGGTCTTGCCTGGTGTACCTTTCCTTTAGTAACAAAGCTCACAAACGGAGCGTCAAAATGATTGGACTTAAAATCTATAAAATGCTCAATCTGCCCGGTAACGCCTATAATGAGCTCTTCATAATCGTGTGAATGAGGTTCATTTACCGATGATGTAATTCTTTTTGCTTCCGATGCATCCAACCTGTATATTTTGACCGTTTCCTTCATTGATGTCGAAATTATTATAATAGCTTTTAAACCATGTATGGTACAGTAAGGGAAATAATCCCATAGGTCCTACTCGCTTAGCCTTTTTTCTGGTCTTCAAATTTCTCAAAGACGTATTTATACGTGTAGCCTTTTTTGATAACAATTAAAGTATCTGCATGAGGCATTTTTTTTAGGTTATTGCCCATTGCAACCTCACCAAAGGATATTCCAAAATTGTCCGCAGAAACAGGTCTACAGCCATATTTTTTGGAATCGTTGTCCAATTTAAAGTGATAATAGCCATTAGTGCCATCCAGGAAGATCACTTTCCCATCGAGGGAGGCACTATTAAACTCCTTAAATTCCCTGACGGCTTTTTCATAGCCGAAACAGGCGATCGACATGGTAGCAAAGACCAATAAAGAAAGCCATTGCTTTATGCTGTTATTTCTCATTTGGTTGAGGTTTGAAATCTTTTACTTTATATGTATTACCAGGATTCATTTCATAAACAGGTATTTTAAATTGATAATGGTAATTACGAAATGAGTTCTAAATACTTGTACCATATTTAGGAACGGGTACATCTCCAATCTCATCTGCTAACGGATCAAAGTTAAGACTTCCTGGGATGATTCCAGGAGCACTATTTGTTCCTGGCGTATAGCTCCCAGTTGCACGGAGCCCTTCAGCAACAGGAAGGGCTGTCTCAAAACTTCGAGACAGCCCCTTTTTTTATGTCAAACACTTTATTTCTAATAATTAATATTCACATTCGTCCACGTCGTATCTCCCAGGTTCACACCAATTGTACCGTCCACATTCTTAATATCCAGATAAACAGAAATCGCTGTCAATGAATTACGCTTTGGCCTGATTGGTTTTGT
This window of the Chitinophaga sancti genome carries:
- a CDS encoding FecR family protein: MLFFVSGVYLFVTGANRAIIKMENIHIEELFKKYLLGTITEEELRYLNDFFQRPDNLEEQDALFIDHFSKDFIGSSPLDAKAAIVKDAAWQEIQQRLGITATKHKYKRLSWWKGAAAAAGLLLVLSSGFYLYREYTGNRTAATRFADVDIPPGTNRATLTTSNGTVFQLNGAKEEIVIDKESIRYKDGDILPVKDGVRLVTLSTPRGGQYRVTLSDGTRVWLNAASSLSYPTTFNGKDREVTLHGEAYFEVAQQASQPFIVHTPKQDIKVLGTEFNINCYQDEGQTLTTLVTGSVRVEGRGGEKPLQLHPGEQAVLDNEDFTVSMVDVSLYTAWKDGDFRFRATPLVEVLHQIERWYDLDVDYTGIPEDIKIHASIRRDKKLSTVLHALEKIGDIKFEVKDRNIRLVH
- a CDS encoding YceI family protein, which produces MKRVGLIFLAVVLFISSAFVIVSETTWTNDKPHSQLAFTVTHLGFNDIAGTFDDFTTTVKASKPDFSDATFNMAAKIGSINTRVEARNNHLKSADFFDAEKCPELTFTSTGLKSVGKNKFKLTGNLTLHGVTKVVTVDLLYRGQTTNPMTQKLTSAFQITGTIKRSDFGIGEKFPEAVISNEVRISANGEFVQADKQ
- a CDS encoding DoxX family protein gives rise to the protein MTELLKEMLKVNQHAPNIDLALLFIRLAIGMLMLRHGIPKARIIFAREPIRFFKTFGLSEANSFKLAAFTEIFFSICLMLGLGTLIAVIPLFVTMAIASFYTLRGQPFDKKELPVLFLMFYFTILLCGGGRFSLDYVLFGFK
- a CDS encoding helix-turn-helix domain-containing protein, translating into MKETVKIYRLDASEAKRITSSVNEPHSHDYEELIIGVTGQIEHFIDFKSNHFDAPFVSFVTKGKVHQARPAKKANQCEMWVIRFKSEFIPETTFQLYSLYHNNATFTLKPGMCFQRLVTLCEMLQGEMEQAGPDYGIVRQLLSTIFTMIESERRKQHNNETLVEHAPNHKFKNFLAILEENFRKDVGVEFYAEKLFMSSRNLNLICHQIFQQSISEIIETRKLLEAKNLLASTDKTISEIGYELGFKEKTYFTNLFKKKTGQTPTDFRKEVKMMIS
- a CDS encoding ester cyclase is translated as MEKWTLKMSALGILIVTLSLYSCSNATGGKELGALQAKVDSLETVLKQFNDEKALTEQRLVRFDSLDFDIYSNQKWQDLVISHDANIKVSYPDGSTTVGLAPQHVDALKPMFVFAPDTKITSHPVKFGTGDWTAVIGEMEGTFSAPMPIGNGKTIAPTNKKFKLSMATIGHWKDGKMTEEYLFWDNQSFMKQIGLAQ
- a CDS encoding RNA polymerase sigma factor yields the protein MNIIPITDEKELLRRLRDGDELAFKALYDIYAPRLAAKLLQLLRSEELAEDVLQDLFIKVWEVRQTINPELVFGALLYKIAANLSKNIYRRNVYDQLMRKQINPDEGHNPIEASLDQSEAKELLQAALNKLTPRQREVYIMAKIDGLSYQQISKQLNISASAINHHIQEANKQLRNILKNNNIYMLAVLVLIFFKK